In Plantibacter sp. PA-3-X8, one DNA window encodes the following:
- a CDS encoding fumarylacetoacetate hydrolase family protein, which yields MRFARLGPVDGETPVVFAGDTAYDLRSITPDIDGAFLAGGGVDQVRAALESGGLPVLDGADELRIGAPIARPSAVVCIGMNYAAHAAESGSAPPEIPIMFLKTPNTVVGPNDDVRIPRGSTKTDWEVELGVVIGERTSYLDSPEDALGRIAGFVTANDVSERDFQMAASGGQWSKGKCAPGFNPTGPWLVTPDEVDAGALRLRSWVNGEPRQDSSTADLIFDVATVIWHLSQYLQLEPGDLVLTGTPEGVALSGRFPYLAPGDVCEVEIEGLGRQRHRFVDPVPGIAPAAKPAEALGARA from the coding sequence ATGCGCTTCGCCAGACTCGGCCCCGTGGACGGGGAGACCCCCGTCGTGTTCGCGGGCGACACCGCCTACGACCTCCGATCGATCACCCCCGACATCGACGGAGCGTTCCTCGCCGGCGGCGGCGTCGATCAGGTTCGCGCCGCCCTCGAGTCGGGTGGGCTCCCCGTCCTCGACGGCGCCGACGAGCTCCGGATCGGCGCTCCGATCGCCCGGCCGAGTGCGGTCGTCTGCATCGGGATGAACTACGCAGCGCACGCGGCGGAGTCCGGATCCGCTCCGCCCGAGATCCCGATCATGTTCCTGAAGACGCCGAACACGGTCGTCGGCCCGAACGACGACGTCCGCATCCCGCGCGGCAGCACGAAGACCGATTGGGAGGTCGAGCTGGGCGTCGTCATCGGCGAGCGCACCTCCTACCTCGACAGCCCTGAGGACGCCCTCGGCCGCATCGCCGGCTTCGTCACCGCGAACGACGTGTCGGAGCGCGACTTCCAGATGGCGGCGAGTGGCGGGCAGTGGTCGAAGGGCAAGTGCGCTCCGGGCTTCAACCCGACCGGCCCGTGGCTCGTGACGCCGGACGAGGTCGACGCCGGCGCCCTGCGACTCCGCAGCTGGGTCAACGGCGAACCGCGTCAGGACTCGAGCACGGCCGACCTCATCTTCGACGTCGCCACGGTCATCTGGCACCTGAGCCAATACCTGCAGCTCGAACCCGGCGACCTCGTCCTGACCGGCACACCCGAGGGCGTCGCGCTCTCCGGCCGGTTCCCCTACCTCGCACCGGGCGACGTCTGCGAGGTCGAGATCGAGGGCCTCGGCCGCCAGCGACACCGGTTCGTCGACCCGGTCCCTGGAATCGCGCCGGCGGCGAAGCCAGCCGAGGCACTCGGAGCCCGCGCATGA
- a CDS encoding L-fuconate dehydratase: protein MSTIIGFETHDVRFPTSTTLDGSDAMNPDPDYSAAYLRLVTDADDGHEGHGFVFTIGRGNDVEVAAIHALRDHLLGREVEPVLDALGSFWRELVYDSQLRWLGPEKGVMHMAIGAVVNALWDLKAKRAGLPLWRLLATMTPEELVELVDFRYLSDVLTPDDALAILRRAEPGREARTEALLAAGYPAYTTTPGWLGYSDEKLDRLCREAVADGFAQVKLKVGGNVEDDVRRLAIARNAVGPNIRIAVDANQRWDVAEAIDWMSRLAPYDIAWIEEPTSPDDILGHAAIARGVAPIPVATGEHMANRIMFKQFLQADALQVLQIDSTRVAGVNENITILLLAAKFGVPVCPHAGGVGLCEAVQHLSMFDFIAVSGSEDGRMIEFVDHLHEHFVEPVEIVAGRYRAPVAPGGGSEMLATSIAEFTFRGAGA, encoded by the coding sequence GTGAGTACCATCATCGGATTCGAGACGCACGACGTCCGGTTCCCGACCTCGACCACCCTCGACGGCTCGGACGCCATGAACCCCGACCCCGACTACTCCGCCGCCTACCTGCGGCTCGTGACGGACGCGGACGACGGCCACGAGGGCCACGGCTTCGTCTTCACGATCGGACGCGGCAACGACGTCGAGGTCGCAGCCATCCACGCCCTCCGGGACCACCTCCTCGGTCGGGAGGTCGAGCCCGTGCTCGACGCCCTCGGGTCCTTCTGGCGCGAACTCGTCTACGACTCCCAGCTCCGGTGGCTCGGCCCCGAGAAGGGCGTCATGCACATGGCGATCGGCGCCGTCGTCAACGCGCTCTGGGACCTCAAGGCCAAACGCGCCGGCCTGCCGCTCTGGCGGCTGCTCGCCACGATGACGCCGGAGGAACTCGTCGAGCTCGTCGACTTCCGCTACCTGAGCGACGTCCTCACCCCGGACGACGCCCTCGCGATCCTCCGACGCGCCGAACCGGGACGGGAGGCCAGGACCGAGGCCCTGCTCGCCGCCGGGTACCCCGCCTACACGACCACGCCCGGGTGGCTCGGCTACTCCGACGAGAAGCTCGACCGCCTGTGTCGCGAAGCGGTCGCGGACGGATTCGCGCAGGTCAAACTCAAGGTCGGCGGGAATGTGGAGGACGACGTCCGTCGCCTCGCCATCGCCCGGAACGCCGTGGGGCCCAACATCCGGATCGCCGTCGACGCCAACCAGCGATGGGACGTCGCGGAGGCGATCGACTGGATGTCCCGACTCGCGCCCTACGACATCGCCTGGATCGAGGAGCCGACGAGCCCCGACGACATCCTCGGCCACGCGGCGATCGCGCGCGGGGTCGCCCCGATCCCGGTCGCGACCGGTGAGCACATGGCCAACCGCATCATGTTCAAGCAGTTCCTGCAGGCCGACGCCCTCCAGGTGCTCCAGATCGACTCCACGCGGGTCGCCGGCGTGAACGAGAACATCACGATCCTCCTCCTGGCCGCGAAGTTCGGTGTCCCGGTCTGCCCGCACGCCGGTGGCGTCGGGCTGTGCGAAGCGGTGCAGCACCTCTCGATGTTCGACTTCATCGCCGTGTCCGGGAGCGAGGATGGACGCATGATCGAATTCGTCGACCACCTGCACGAGCACTTCGTCGAGCCCG